The region GCAACCTCTTGTCGTTCTCAATACAGGAAGAACCTTTGCGTACGAGGTTTTGTCAAAAACGAAAGATCATAATCCAGAACAATTTTTCTCAATGCTTCCTGCCAATTTACTTTTCGAGATTTTTTCACATCAGATTAAAATCCTGAGAAATGTGCCAGGCCAATTCTGGTTTAATCTTCCTGTAGATGTGTTCACTGATCCATCTTTCATTTCCCAGTTAGCAGAAACGGACCATCAGGGACGATTTATTCTTGAAATTCAGAACCCGGCAGCATTAGTTAATTTAACACCACAGAAACTGGAGAATTTCAGAATAGGTATACAATCGTTACGCAATAAGGGCTGGAGTATCTGGCTTGACGATATTACATATGAATTAGCTCAAAAAATCGCACAGTATAATCTTGATATCAGCGGTATTAAGATCGATCGTTCTGAAGTTACTAATAATTCTGAATTGATAATAGTAGTTCACACAGCAAGAAAAATGGCCTCTCAAGTACTAATAGAAGGTATTGAGACAGATGAAATGCTTCAAAAAGCATACAATGCGAATGCTGATTTTGGACAAGGTTTTCTATGGGAAGAAACGCAACCGATACCATTTAAATTGGAACAATAGAAATACCAGAAATTGTTAGCGCCAGCAATTTCATATTATTAACCCACCTGGACTTGTATTAATCCCTTCCCCTCACTCAACCGAACAGACGCATTCTCTGAAACAGAAGTCGTTAAAGGTTACAGCCAGGAACCAAACCCGGTCTCAGTAATAAATCCCTCTCACTTAAACGATTAAGAAAGACAAGCAACTCGTAATCACTCTGCAACATGAATTTCTTCATCACGTTATATTTATTGCTAAAAATGGTCTTATAGCTGAGATCATACAGCGAAGCAATTTCCTTAATAGAATGGCCATGGTGAATATTGGACATTACTGCCAGTTGTTTTTTCGATATTTTCACGCGCTGACAAGTCGAGCATGAACGATAGCAGTCGATTCGGCGTCCCATTTTAAAGGATTCCCATTGCATAATAATTTGCTGGCTTATTTCTCCCAAATCACCGCCTCTCTCTATGAAAACAATATCTGAAATGCAATTCGGAAAGATGGATTTTGCGTGGTAATTTTCATTGGTAATTCCAATGATAACGCTTCGTTTCCGGGACATTAACTCTGGTGTACAGATTAATGCCTCCCCCTTACAATACTCCATCATAATTATGTCAGCTTTTTGTATGTTTTCGATGTTAAACTCAAAAAGAAAATTTACGTTCTCACAATAGTTATTTAAAAATAAATCGCTTAAGAACTTTTGCATACCGTCCCGGTACAGGGCATAGCTGTCTTTAATCAGGATTGTGGTCATTTAACCATCCATTATGGATTTATACTAAAGATTTTATTGATAAACAAAGGTCGCCGTGACTTCTGACTTAATCGTCCCGGGTGTGACTGCACCATTCTGGGTATAAGCGCGGGCACGTAAAGAATAGGTGACGGCATTACTGACAACATTTCCTTTTATTGATTTACCATCGCCGAGTTGATCTCCCGCCTGACTTTGCAGTTGCACCGCTACGTTAATTGCAGTCCCGGTATTGACATACATATCCTGCGGATTATTAGTGTCGGCTGTGCCGTGCAGGGTCATTATTGCGGCAACCGTGCCCGCCGGGCATGAACTGAGATTAATAGTAAAGGGGACCCAGGTGGTGGATGAGCCGGCTGCCAGTAAATCAGATGCCTGTATAGCCTGACCTAAATCGACTGCCTTTTTTATACTGTCGCTGCTGACCTGACAGGGCGAAGCTACTATATTTCCGGTTACTGTAAGTGTTACCGGATCTGCGGCCTTAGCTTCCAATGCAGTAAGTATACTTCCCATAACTAAAACAGTGAGTCCAATCTTGTTTACATATTTCATATTTAATCCGGTTATTGATAGGTTATATTCAGTGTGGCTGTTGCATTTGCTGTTCCCGTTGCAACCGACGATTTAGTCTGATAATAACGGGCAGTGATAGGGAAGCTTTCCTGACCACCGTTTGATTTTTTCAAAACGATCCTGTTATTCAGTACTAATGGTGAATTATTATAAATAATTTGCACGCCTACCCCTTTGGCAACCTCAGGGTTTCCTTGTCCAGTAAGTGCCAGCACAGTGGTATTACTCACATCCGGATTTTGAGTGCCTGACAGAGTTACATTTATATTGGCGCCTGAACTGCAGGTTAATCCCAGAGTTTGTGTGTTTTGAGCACCTGCCGGTAGAAATCCGGCACTACTACTGAACTGTGATATTAGAATATTCCCAATCGGAAATGATAAACTCATGTTATTTACAGTACACGATGTGACGGCCACTGAATTGACTCCTGTAAGCATATGTCGGATCACTACCGTGCCGTTGTCAACAAATACGTTTCCCATCTCACCATTAATGAGATTTCCCGCCGATATTGTGCCTGTTTTAATTAATGATATATAAGCAGCAGTGGCAAATCCTTTGCTGTTTCCCTGTATGTACGTGGCGGTTGCGGGGATACTGTAAGCACCATCCTGAAACTTAATCCCAACCCCAGGAATATTCGTTGAATAAGTTCCACTCACACCTGTTAGCGCCGCCCCAGGATAGGACATCCTCGTATATTCATATCCACCATTTGTACAGGTATCGTATTCTGTATTTGGTGAGGATGCGGTAATCGTTGACAGGACAGTTCCCACAGGGGCGTCGCTCTGAGCGACCACATTCCCAAAGCTATAATAAATAGTTGCCAGGGATCCGGATGGTAAGCAAGATGCCCTGCTCTCTGTAAAACTAATCAAGCAGGCAAACAGAATGATAATTCTCAGAAAATATTCT is a window of Citrobacter sp. Marseille-Q6884 DNA encoding:
- a CDS encoding fimbrial protein, which gives rise to MKIEYFLRIIILFACLISFTESRASCLPSGSLATIYYSFGNVVAQSDAPVGTVLSTITASSPNTEYDTCTNGGYEYTRMSYPGAALTGVSGTYSTNIPGVGIKFQDGAYSIPATATYIQGNSKGFATAAYISLIKTGTISAGNLINGEMGNVFVDNGTVVIRHMLTGVNSVAVTSCTVNNMSLSFPIGNILISQFSSSAGFLPAGAQNTQTLGLTCSSGANINVTLSGTQNPDVSNTTVLALTGQGNPEVAKGVGVQIIYNNSPLVLNNRIVLKKSNGGQESFPITARYYQTKSSVATGTANATATLNITYQ
- a CDS encoding EAL domain-containing protein, which produces MSIEKDHSHPLLGNGFLNEITALRLQPLVVLNTGRTFAYEVLSKTKDHNPEQFFSMLPANLLFEIFSHQIKILRNVPGQFWFNLPVDVFTDPSFISQLAETDHQGRFILEIQNPAALVNLTPQKLENFRIGIQSLRNKGWSIWLDDITYELAQKIAQYNLDISGIKIDRSEVTNNSELIIVVHTARKMASQVLIEGIETDEMLQKAYNANADFGQGFLWEETQPIPFKLEQ
- a CDS encoding LuxR C-terminal-related transcriptional regulator translates to MTTILIKDSYALYRDGMQKFLSDLFLNNYCENVNFLFEFNIENIQKADIIMMEYCKGEALICTPELMSRKRSVIIGITNENYHAKSIFPNCISDIVFIERGGDLGEISQQIIMQWESFKMGRRIDCYRSCSTCQRVKISKKQLAVMSNIHHGHSIKEIASLYDLSYKTIFSNKYNVMKKFMLQSDYELLVFLNRLSERDLLLRPGLVPGCNL
- a CDS encoding fimbrial protein, translating into MKYVNKIGLTVLVMGSILTALEAKAADPVTLTVTGNIVASPCQVSSDSIKKAVDLGQAIQASDLLAAGSSTTWVPFTINLSSCPAGTVAAIMTLHGTADTNNPQDMYVNTGTAINVAVQLQSQAGDQLGDGKSIKGNVVSNAVTYSLRARAYTQNGAVTPGTIKSEVTATFVYQ